A single Paratractidigestivibacter faecalis DNA region contains:
- a CDS encoding lipopolysaccharide biosynthesis protein: protein MESKSLKSNMLWNSVGSLYYSTCQWLITVLVARLSSGFDAAGILSIAMSVSNIFSQIGLYRIRSYQVSDIHEEYSSREYVGFRLETIAVGFLITIVYALISCSLEMLVPILLYLLFRAGDTFVDVLHGVDQQHFRMDYCGKSMLIRATLFLVSFTIGLAFFNSLNVAISGMVLSTYLAIIYDITKTRGLSDIRPSITLEKSKRLLLTCLPAVIGMSLCSVVVTYARQYLGEACGSSALGIYATVCTPIVIIQACANYVYAPLLGIFAESYDTGRTSDFISLLMKTLFALVVIFAVCAVGFVMVGDQLLGFIFGPTIAANGNLIYAGLLCSMLTALVAFLSDLLISLRDMNGCFIGNLIGCLVSFPATHILVSQFGMNGTSYSISISYIVVSIILLFRLVRLVKPKAIA from the coding sequence TTGGAAAGCAAGTCGCTTAAATCAAACATGCTTTGGAACTCCGTCGGTTCCCTCTATTACTCAACATGCCAGTGGCTGATTACCGTATTAGTGGCTCGACTTTCTTCGGGATTCGATGCGGCAGGTATTCTGTCAATCGCCATGTCAGTATCAAATATCTTTTCTCAAATTGGTCTGTATCGAATAAGGTCATATCAGGTCTCAGATATCCACGAAGAGTACTCCTCGAGAGAGTACGTGGGTTTTCGCCTAGAAACGATAGCGGTGGGCTTTTTAATCACCATTGTCTACGCATTGATATCTTGCTCACTAGAAATGCTCGTTCCGATACTCCTCTATCTGTTATTCAGGGCTGGTGACACATTTGTCGACGTGCTGCACGGAGTGGACCAACAGCACTTTAGGATGGATTATTGCGGCAAATCGATGCTTATCAGGGCAACGCTATTTCTCGTCTCTTTTACGATAGGCCTAGCCTTTTTCAATAGCTTGAACGTTGCAATCTCCGGAATGGTTCTTAGCACGTACCTCGCAATAATTTATGACATCACGAAAACAAGAGGGCTCTCGGACATCAGGCCGTCAATCACCTTGGAGAAATCGAAGCGTCTTCTCCTGACCTGTCTTCCCGCAGTTATCGGAATGTCTTTATGCTCCGTGGTAGTAACTTACGCAAGACAATACCTGGGAGAAGCCTGCGGAAGCTCAGCTCTTGGAATCTATGCGACTGTTTGCACACCCATAGTGATTATCCAAGCATGTGCCAACTATGTATATGCACCTCTTCTGGGTATTTTTGCCGAGAGCTACGATACAGGAAGAACGAGTGACTTTATATCGCTCCTGATGAAGACGCTTTTCGCGCTTGTAGTCATTTTCGCAGTATGTGCAGTGGGGTTTGTAATGGTTGGAGACCAGCTTCTGGGCTTTATCTTCGGCCCAACCATCGCCGCCAACGGTAATCTTATTTACGCGGGCCTTCTTTGCTCAATGCTGACAGCGCTCGTCGCCTTTCTGAGCGATTTATTGATATCTCTCCGGGACATGAACGGTTGCTTTATTGGAAACCTTATCGGCTGCCTCGTCTCATTTCCAGCGACCCATATACTGGTGAGCCAATTTGGAATGAACGGGACAAGCTACTCCATATCTATCAGCTATATCGTTGTTTCAATCATTTTGTTATTTAGATTAGTTCGGCTGGTAAAACCCAAAGCGATTGCTTAA
- a CDS encoding pyridoxal-phosphate-dependent aminotransferase family protein produces MLNFTVGPVMSFEDTLRISSENSPYFRTQDFSDVVLGCESRMLALLNAPAGSRCVFLTASGTGAMEATVMGVLKPREHVAVVNGGSFGQRFVDLCRLHGHEVNEIALAFGTQITLDRLESCVGAECGALLVNMHETSSGLLYDMDLISSFCRERGILLIVDAVSAFIADELDMSRLSADVVLTGSQKALACHPGISIIALSPKAQNRVRSIPERCKYLSLKEALSNGERGQTPWTPAVTTILEIADRLKNIERTGIEGERNRISERAKAVRLALAETSLRMVPQHPSNAVSAFYCPSHNAKAVIDKARESYGIWLCPNGGAYANDVFRIGHIGNISDENNRYLTKVLISMMEDGLY; encoded by the coding sequence ATGCTTAACTTTACGGTTGGTCCTGTGATGAGTTTTGAAGATACTCTTCGTATTTCTTCGGAGAACTCGCCCTACTTTCGTACACAGGATTTCTCAGACGTTGTTTTGGGCTGTGAATCACGCATGCTAGCGCTTCTCAACGCCCCGGCTGGATCGCGGTGCGTTTTTTTGACTGCCTCCGGAACCGGTGCTATGGAGGCAACTGTTATGGGTGTTCTCAAGCCGCGCGAACACGTTGCCGTTGTTAATGGAGGTAGCTTCGGACAGCGCTTTGTGGATTTGTGCCGGCTTCATGGCCATGAAGTTAATGAAATTGCACTTGCGTTTGGTACTCAGATAACTCTCGACAGGCTTGAGTCATGCGTGGGTGCTGAATGTGGGGCTCTTCTCGTTAATATGCACGAGACCTCTTCGGGGTTGCTGTATGACATGGATTTAATCTCCTCGTTCTGTAGAGAGAGAGGCATTCTGCTGATTGTCGATGCGGTCAGCGCTTTTATTGCTGATGAGCTGGATATGAGCCGGCTCTCCGCTGATGTTGTTCTGACGGGGTCCCAGAAAGCACTTGCTTGCCACCCTGGCATCTCCATCATTGCGCTTTCCCCAAAGGCGCAGAACCGAGTTCGTTCGATTCCTGAGCGTTGCAAGTATCTGAGCCTTAAAGAGGCCCTGTCAAACGGCGAGCGAGGTCAGACTCCATGGACTCCTGCGGTTACGACCATTCTCGAAATCGCTGACAGACTGAAGAACATTGAGAGAACGGGAATTGAGGGTGAACGCAATCGTATCTCGGAGCGTGCCAAAGCCGTTCGCCTTGCTTTGGCTGAGACATCTTTGCGGATGGTCCCGCAACATCCTTCCAATGCCGTAAGTGCTTTCTATTGTCCTTCCCACAATGCAAAGGCAGTGATTGACAAGGCCAGAGAGTCCTACGGGATTTGGCTATGTCCGAATGGCGGAGCTTACGCGAACGATGTATTTAGGATTGGACACATCGGAAACATCAGTGATGAGAACAACAGGTATCTGACGAAGGTCCTAATCTCTATGATGGAAGATGGGCTGTACTAG
- a CDS encoding Gfo/Idh/MocA family oxidoreductase yields the protein MKKVITYGTFDLIHRGHIRLLERAKELGDYLIVGVTADGFDQARGKINVSQSVNERIEGVRATGLADEIIVEEYEGQKIDDIRRLGIDVFTVGSDWQGHFDYLSEYCDVVYLDRTQGISSTEIRSDRKPIAIGFVGAAQETVKHPAEVKYVNGMSVSGLFDPYAASNGFKTGYSSYQELLAKSDAVFVLSKAADHYGHVKAALEQGKHVICESPLALLPHDVEELFCLADSKGLVLMEGIKTAYSTAYHRLALLVQSGTIGRVASVQSTCTSLADLSHGALSVNSKLPSADTWLPTALLPILQFLGCDYRDKLMVRSDLSGHKDFDVFGKVDLVYEEAVGSAVIGKAVKSEGSLCIAGTDGYIWVPSPWWKTDYFEVRRENPSENRRYFYQLEGEGIRNELASFARSIQTGHNLPLVDRSVSIALSRLVGEFKAGTGTYRLKDIDVPQHR from the coding sequence ATGAAAAAAGTAATCACCTACGGTACCTTTGACCTAATTCATCGTGGGCACATCAGGCTTCTTGAGCGAGCAAAGGAACTTGGTGACTATCTCATTGTTGGTGTGACGGCTGATGGTTTTGACCAAGCACGGGGCAAAATCAACGTGAGTCAATCCGTAAATGAGCGAATCGAGGGCGTTAGAGCGACTGGCCTTGCTGATGAGATTATCGTCGAGGAGTACGAGGGTCAGAAAATCGATGACATCCGACGTCTCGGAATTGACGTTTTCACCGTGGGGTCCGATTGGCAAGGTCATTTCGACTATTTGTCTGAGTACTGCGATGTTGTCTATCTAGATCGAACTCAAGGAATCTCTTCGACTGAGATCAGGTCTGATAGAAAACCTATTGCGATTGGATTTGTCGGTGCGGCTCAAGAAACGGTTAAGCATCCTGCGGAAGTCAAATATGTCAACGGAATGAGCGTGAGCGGTCTCTTTGACCCCTATGCTGCCTCCAACGGATTCAAGACAGGCTACTCGAGCTATCAGGAACTGCTTGCAAAATCGGATGCGGTATTTGTCCTCTCTAAAGCTGCTGACCACTACGGACATGTTAAAGCAGCTCTTGAACAAGGCAAGCATGTAATCTGTGAGTCTCCGCTTGCCTTGCTGCCTCACGATGTGGAAGAGCTCTTCTGCCTCGCCGACTCCAAAGGTCTTGTTTTGATGGAGGGGATAAAGACCGCCTACTCTACGGCTTACCATCGTCTCGCTCTGCTGGTTCAGAGTGGAACGATAGGTCGAGTTGCTTCGGTGCAGTCGACTTGCACTAGCTTGGCTGACCTTAGTCATGGCGCTTTATCTGTGAATTCAAAGCTACCTTCAGCTGACACGTGGCTTCCAACTGCGCTACTACCCATTCTTCAATTTCTTGGATGCGACTATCGCGACAAATTGATGGTTCGTTCTGATCTTTCTGGTCACAAGGACTTTGATGTTTTTGGGAAAGTTGACTTGGTTTATGAAGAGGCGGTTGGGTCGGCCGTAATTGGCAAAGCCGTTAAGTCGGAAGGATCGCTTTGCATTGCAGGGACCGACGGTTACATCTGGGTTCCGTCGCCATGGTGGAAGACTGACTATTTTGAGGTGAGGCGAGAGAACCCATCTGAAAATAGAAGATACTTTTACCAATTAGAGGGCGAAGGAATCAGGAATGAACTTGCCTCTTTTGCTCGTTCGATTCAGACCGGTCATAACCTGCCCTTGGTAGACAGAAGCGTCTCGATTGCGTTGTCGAGACTCGTCGGTGAATTCAAAGCCGGAACTGGCACATATCGATTAAAAGACATCGATGTGCCTCAGCATCGTTGA
- a CDS encoding ATP-grasp domain-containing protein yields the protein MKRLLILGGPVFQKRVVEKAHEMGLYVGLMDINDDAPAAELADEFFVGSILDKAAALEVAHEFKPDAIMSGACDTSVRTVAWLCAKLGLPGNSEECAYRATDKVAMLEAFAHSGVSHPAFEVVPKNSLEGYDTSLEYPVIVKPTDSAGGRGINLVESEDKLIPALLSSSRAGRSGDILVEECMHGPEVSVEVLVVDGAPHVLQITDKITSGAPHFYEVGHVQPSSLPSASKEAIASLASRAVLSVGVDNGPAHVEIMLTADGPKMVELGARLGGDCITSYLIDGSITGIDMTKAAIKLALGERLQSLSYSNSGRFFAVKFIPSSKGTIKSIDGIDEARKTAGVIHVESTGVAGKDYKAAVDDSSRFAFVVASGDNRDDALSCCDGAIEKISIDVR from the coding sequence ATGAAAAGGCTGCTCATCCTTGGCGGTCCCGTGTTTCAGAAGCGAGTTGTTGAGAAGGCGCACGAGATGGGTCTCTACGTTGGTCTCATGGATATTAACGACGATGCTCCTGCAGCAGAATTAGCTGACGAGTTTTTTGTGGGCAGTATTCTGGATAAAGCCGCGGCGCTTGAAGTTGCACATGAGTTTAAGCCCGATGCAATTATGAGTGGCGCTTGTGACACCTCAGTGAGGACTGTAGCTTGGCTTTGCGCAAAGCTGGGTTTGCCGGGTAACAGCGAGGAATGCGCTTATCGGGCTACAGATAAGGTTGCGATGCTCGAGGCGTTCGCCCATAGCGGAGTTTCGCACCCTGCGTTTGAAGTTGTTCCGAAAAATTCCTTGGAGGGTTATGACACCTCGCTTGAATATCCCGTCATCGTGAAGCCTACGGATAGCGCGGGCGGGAGAGGCATCAACCTTGTTGAATCTGAAGACAAACTTATTCCGGCATTACTCTCCAGCTCAAGAGCCGGCAGGTCTGGTGATATTCTTGTTGAGGAATGCATGCATGGCCCTGAGGTCAGTGTCGAAGTTCTGGTCGTTGATGGAGCCCCACATGTTCTTCAGATTACGGACAAAATTACATCAGGTGCTCCTCACTTTTATGAAGTGGGACACGTGCAGCCGTCTTCGTTGCCATCTGCATCTAAAGAGGCAATCGCCAGCCTTGCTTCTCGGGCGGTCTTGTCTGTAGGTGTAGACAATGGGCCTGCTCATGTCGAAATCATGCTTACCGCTGATGGTCCAAAGATGGTCGAGCTCGGTGCGAGGCTGGGCGGAGACTGTATTACTAGCTACTTGATTGACGGATCGATTACGGGGATAGACATGACCAAGGCGGCGATTAAGCTTGCACTTGGAGAGAGGCTCCAGTCTCTTAGCTATTCGAACAGTGGACGTTTTTTTGCCGTAAAGTTTATTCCTTCCTCTAAGGGAACCATTAAAAGTATTGATGGCATTGATGAGGCGAGAAAAACCGCTGGCGTGATTCATGTAGAGTCCACCGGAGTCGCTGGGAAGGATTATAAAGCTGCCGTTGACGATTCTTCGAGGTTTGCGTTTGTGGTTGCTTCGGGCGACAACAGAGACGATGCGCTCAGCTGCTGCGACGGGGCCATCGAGAAGATTTCGATCGACGTTAGGTAG
- a CDS encoding LicD family protein, producing the protein MDSSTALKKLQKAELDIVLMLNEFCAKHSICWALDSGSALGAARHGGFIPWDDDIDISMPRDHYEKFSALAGEYLPDGYVFKRFDNSDAIAGFFGKVYKQGTKFETAETRSAGCEQGIFVDIIPFDAISNDPKEQKRQLLNAAKWQKLSYLYHSSTINVPHGGALGSFEKFVAALAHGLIKTVISDRVQLERNFNKSILKSSPCAGDLLTNMTYYPNGLVPYEHMYPARFVKFEGVNLPAPRDLDAYLTIMYGDWHKIPAPKDRHTHLPLLLDFGDGEVWMAEE; encoded by the coding sequence ATGGATAGTTCAACTGCCCTAAAGAAACTGCAGAAGGCAGAACTAGATATCGTTTTGATGCTTAATGAGTTTTGCGCAAAGCACTCTATCTGCTGGGCGTTGGATTCGGGCTCGGCATTAGGTGCTGCTCGCCACGGAGGTTTTATTCCGTGGGATGACGACATAGACATCTCTATGCCAAGAGATCATTATGAGAAATTTTCCGCCTTGGCTGGTGAATACTTGCCTGACGGGTATGTATTCAAGCGTTTTGATAACTCTGATGCGATTGCTGGCTTTTTCGGTAAGGTTTATAAACAGGGAACTAAGTTCGAAACTGCAGAGACGCGGAGCGCAGGGTGCGAGCAGGGGATATTTGTTGACATTATTCCCTTTGATGCGATTTCCAATGACCCCAAGGAACAGAAAAGACAGCTTCTAAATGCCGCTAAATGGCAGAAACTGTCCTATCTCTATCACTCTTCGACCATTAATGTCCCGCATGGAGGCGCTCTTGGCTCTTTTGAAAAATTCGTGGCGGCACTTGCGCATGGTTTAATCAAAACAGTAATTTCAGATCGTGTGCAACTTGAGCGGAATTTCAACAAATCAATTTTAAAATCAAGTCCATGTGCGGGTGATTTGCTAACGAATATGACCTACTATCCAAACGGGCTTGTTCCGTATGAGCATATGTATCCCGCTCGCTTCGTTAAGTTCGAGGGTGTAAATCTGCCTGCTCCACGAGACCTGGATGCCTATCTGACAATCATGTATGGTGACTGGCACAAGATTCCCGCTCCCAAAGATCGCCACACCCACTTGCCTCTGCTGCTTGATTTTGGCGACGGAGAAGTATGGATGGCTGAGGAATAG
- a CDS encoding glycosyltransferase family 4 protein: MAKNLAIFSAQFPPHMGGIENFTRNLARALANRGNAVTVVTNDTNSIGIGWDREDNFDVLRLPCVPLVDGRLPLPKPSAVRRELLKELDAREFDGVLVNARFYPHSLLGMKTARAKGLAPLVLDHGSAYLSFSNPVLDPCVRVYEHVMTTLGKRYKPRYFGISHKSVEWLRTFGIEAEGVISNSIDAAEFRECASKRDFRTELELDEDDFLVAFVGRFIPEKGLSAIIEASRTSELSNRHVVFALAGDGPLADEVKAAEGPNLCWMGRLGKDDVSALLQQSDALCLPSRSEGFSTTLLEAGACGCPAVVTDIGGARELIPDEHYGTIIQSREAAAVISALAFVVDNRSVLLEQSQNCRRQVDGKFSWDKSALQVEEYLTK; encoded by the coding sequence ATGGCAAAGAACCTTGCTATATTTTCTGCTCAATTCCCTCCTCACATGGGTGGAATCGAGAACTTTACCCGGAATCTCGCGCGTGCCTTGGCAAATCGGGGCAACGCTGTGACGGTCGTAACCAATGATACCAATTCCATTGGAATCGGTTGGGACCGCGAGGATAACTTTGATGTGCTTCGCCTGCCCTGCGTTCCTTTGGTGGATGGCAGGCTACCGCTCCCTAAGCCCTCTGCGGTGAGAAGGGAGCTTCTGAAGGAGCTCGATGCCCGCGAGTTCGATGGAGTGCTTGTCAATGCGCGGTTCTATCCGCATTCGCTCCTGGGCATGAAGACTGCCCGCGCCAAGGGCCTAGCTCCGTTGGTGCTGGACCACGGCTCGGCATACCTCTCCTTCAGCAATCCGGTGCTTGATCCCTGCGTGCGGGTGTATGAGCACGTTATGACGACGCTGGGTAAGCGATATAAGCCGAGATACTTCGGCATTTCTCACAAGAGCGTCGAATGGCTTCGTACGTTTGGGATAGAGGCTGAAGGAGTCATATCAAATTCAATTGATGCCGCCGAGTTCCGCGAGTGCGCCTCCAAGCGAGACTTTCGTACAGAACTTGAGCTCGATGAGGACGACTTTCTCGTGGCGTTTGTCGGGCGTTTTATCCCCGAGAAGGGTCTTTCCGCCATTATTGAGGCCTCTCGAACTAGCGAGCTCTCCAATCGCCACGTGGTGTTTGCCCTGGCGGGTGATGGCCCGCTGGCCGATGAGGTTAAGGCGGCAGAAGGCCCCAACCTGTGCTGGATGGGTCGCTTGGGCAAAGATGACGTCTCTGCCCTCTTGCAGCAATCCGATGCTCTCTGTCTTCCTTCGAGGTCTGAGGGCTTCTCTACGACTCTGCTTGAGGCGGGAGCTTGCGGATGCCCGGCCGTTGTCACGGATATAGGCGGAGCGCGTGAGCTGATTCCAGACGAACATTACGGGACAATCATCCAGTCGAGAGAAGCTGCTGCAGTAATTAGCGCACTTGCTTTCGTTGTGGACAATCGCTCCGTTCTTCTCGAGCAGTCTCAAAACTGCCGTAGACAGGTTGATGGAAAGTTTTCTTGGGATAAAAGTGCTTTGCAAGTTGAGGAATATCTGACTAAGTAA
- a CDS encoding glycosyltransferase family 2 protein produces MRLRNDGRFARAKNKLRREVTLALRPRDRQRVIVSLTSYPQRIDYVADVVRSLFAQLQLPDLTVLYLSEDQFPDGVKSLPPSLTSCLGRDFQIRWVRGDMRSHKKYLYAVRDFPEDLVITVDDDIVCRNTLVGDLLSVHTRHPHAVAAIRTHLMEFDSNGVLLPYSDWQMEVGNTRPELCDRPSMRLFGTSGAGMLLPPGSLPAAAFDTRAIGETCPNADDVWLKAMTAIAGWPTVSVTGWQGVDCIEGSQETSLWATNQCGGNDDAIRKVRAYCEKDLGIARLDSLFHDDTLVD; encoded by the coding sequence GTGAGACTTAGGAATGACGGGCGTTTTGCCCGTGCCAAGAACAAGCTCCGACGCGAGGTCACGCTTGCCTTGAGGCCCCGTGACCGACAGAGGGTCATCGTCAGCCTGACCTCGTATCCTCAGAGGATTGACTACGTGGCGGACGTTGTTCGTTCGCTGTTTGCACAGCTGCAGCTGCCCGACCTCACGGTGCTCTACCTTTCCGAGGATCAGTTCCCTGATGGCGTGAAGTCTCTTCCCCCGAGCCTGACTTCCTGCCTGGGCAGGGATTTCCAAATCCGCTGGGTCAGGGGAGACATGCGGTCTCACAAGAAGTACCTCTACGCCGTTAGGGACTTCCCGGAGGATCTGGTAATCACCGTCGACGATGACATCGTCTGCAGAAACACGCTTGTGGGAGACCTCCTGAGCGTCCATACGCGTCACCCGCATGCGGTTGCCGCCATACGCACCCACCTCATGGAGTTTGACTCGAACGGTGTCTTGCTCCCGTACTCTGACTGGCAGATGGAAGTGGGTAACACAAGGCCCGAACTCTGCGATCGCCCGAGCATGAGGCTGTTTGGAACCTCTGGGGCGGGCATGCTCCTTCCGCCGGGAAGCCTTCCAGCGGCGGCCTTTGACACAAGGGCGATAGGGGAGACCTGCCCCAATGCGGACGATGTCTGGCTCAAGGCAATGACTGCCATTGCTGGATGGCCCACGGTCTCCGTTACTGGCTGGCAGGGCGTCGACTGCATAGAGGGCTCCCAAGAGACCTCGCTGTGGGCGACCAACCAATGCGGCGGAAACGACGACGCAATCCGCAAGGTACGTGCATATTGCGAGAAGGACCTGGGCATTGCGCGCCTTGACTCCCTGTTTCATGACGACACGCTGGTAGACTAG
- a CDS encoding cell wall-binding repeat-containing protein: MASSAVVAGLGLPQLALAEQSDGSDAEALPLNANDDLEFSFTPDDADLSVDGQDYGIATLAATPSTNVVELWGQTRYETSREEALYSYSSNRRVVVASGEDFPDSLAGSSLAGGLDCPIVMTSSGSLSSTALEAIDRLGATEFYLLGGTAAVSQAAEGSLAGRGIVHRIAGPTRFETQLAVYKYGKDNGLWAGDYAIVASGMNFPDALSASPLAFALKAPLFFVNGNGDLSSEELAALKAFSPKKILVLGGTAVVSDAAFSAAKGALAAGGSIVRLWGQTRYETSAAIARYAVENCGFSWDGVAFASGNAPYDALGGGVVQGKAKSVLLLADEGSMGNVNTCPSNAQIDTIKFFGGEAVFTATTRAETCKSLGATYTGRFVPYTTYKRYNLTLEHMLQLQAARGDHSYSEYKDYVDPADYEWHDNSFFAFAVLDNGYSGLTAKQIDDYIAANCTYWEGQYGWRSTFRGMGQAFINAAKQSGLNEAYLLAHAKLESAWGCSYFAHGWSPEEDGQYEVKGRVFKYYKGTTYYNFFGIGAYDNNPSTGAHIMSIKEGWTSPEKAIIGSAKWLSDNYVRRRYKQNTPYLQRFDCAGCEAYNDAWHEYCTGLTEFQYIGYAMYWMYHDNGIDPFGGVVQFEVPVYAG, translated from the coding sequence ATGGCGTCGTCTGCTGTGGTTGCCGGGCTCGGCCTGCCCCAGCTTGCCCTTGCAGAACAGTCCGACGGCTCCGACGCCGAGGCCCTTCCGCTCAACGCCAACGATGACCTTGAGTTCTCCTTTACCCCCGACGATGCCGACCTGAGCGTTGACGGCCAGGACTACGGCATTGCCACGCTGGCGGCCACCCCCTCGACCAACGTCGTGGAGCTTTGGGGCCAGACCCGCTACGAGACCTCCAGGGAGGAGGCCCTCTACAGCTATTCCTCCAACAGGCGGGTTGTCGTTGCCTCTGGCGAGGACTTCCCGGACTCCCTTGCGGGTTCCTCCCTTGCAGGTGGTCTTGATTGCCCCATTGTGATGACCTCCTCCGGAAGCCTCTCTTCTACGGCGCTTGAGGCCATCGACAGGCTGGGGGCAACGGAGTTTTACCTTCTTGGCGGAACGGCTGCGGTCTCCCAGGCTGCCGAGGGCTCTCTTGCTGGCCGCGGTATCGTGCACAGGATTGCCGGCCCCACGCGCTTTGAGACCCAGCTGGCCGTCTACAAGTACGGCAAGGACAACGGCCTCTGGGCCGGCGACTATGCCATCGTGGCCTCCGGCATGAATTTCCCGGACGCCCTCTCTGCCTCTCCGCTTGCGTTTGCCCTCAAGGCACCGCTCTTCTTCGTCAACGGAAACGGAGACCTTTCTTCCGAGGAGCTTGCGGCGCTCAAGGCGTTCTCTCCCAAGAAGATCCTTGTGCTGGGCGGAACTGCCGTGGTCTCTGATGCGGCCTTCTCCGCTGCAAAGGGGGCGCTCGCGGCCGGCGGTTCCATCGTGCGCCTCTGGGGCCAGACCCGCTACGAGACGAGTGCTGCGATCGCTCGCTATGCGGTGGAGAACTGCGGGTTTAGCTGGGATGGCGTTGCCTTTGCCTCTGGCAACGCCCCGTATGACGCCCTTGGTGGCGGCGTGGTCCAGGGCAAGGCCAAGTCCGTCCTGCTGCTTGCCGACGAGGGGTCCATGGGCAACGTCAACACATGCCCGAGCAACGCGCAGATTGACACCATCAAGTTCTTTGGCGGTGAGGCCGTCTTCACTGCTACGACGCGTGCCGAGACCTGCAAGAGCCTTGGGGCTACCTATACGGGCCGCTTTGTTCCCTATACAACCTACAAGAGGTACAACCTCACGCTTGAGCACATGCTCCAGCTACAGGCGGCCCGCGGCGACCACTCCTACTCCGAGTACAAGGACTACGTCGATCCTGCCGACTACGAGTGGCACGACAACTCGTTCTTTGCCTTTGCCGTCTTGGACAACGGCTACAGCGGCCTGACCGCAAAGCAGATTGATGACTACATTGCGGCCAACTGCACCTACTGGGAGGGCCAGTATGGCTGGAGAAGCACGTTCAGGGGCATGGGCCAAGCCTTCATCAACGCTGCCAAGCAGTCGGGCCTGAACGAGGCATATCTTCTTGCGCACGCAAAGCTCGAGTCCGCCTGGGGCTGCTCCTACTTTGCGCATGGCTGGTCTCCCGAGGAGGACGGCCAGTACGAGGTCAAGGGGCGGGTCTTCAAGTACTACAAGGGAACGACCTACTACAACTTCTTTGGCATTGGCGCCTACGACAACAATCCATCGACGGGTGCGCACATCATGTCTATCAAGGAGGGGTGGACCTCCCCCGAGAAGGCCATTATTGGTTCTGCCAAGTGGCTTTCTGACAACTACGTGAGGCGCCGCTACAAGCAGAACACGCCCTACCTGCAGCGCTTTGATTGCGCTGGTTGCGAGGCTTACAACGACGCCTGGCACGAGTACTGCACTGGCCTGACCGAGTTCCAGTACATCGGCTACGCGATGTACTGGATGTACCACGACAACGGCATTGACCCGTTTGGCGGCGTGGTGCAGTTCGAGGTCCCGGTGTACGCGGGGTAA